The following are encoded in a window of Thermococcus celericrescens genomic DNA:
- a CDS encoding cyclic 2,3-diphosphoglycerate synthase — translation MAEKRRKRVLILGAAGRDFHNFNTFFRDNPEYEVVAFTATQIPDIEGRVYPPELAGELYPNGIPIWSEDDLEKIIKEHDIDVVVFAYSDVSHEHVMHLASRAHSAGADFWLLGPKSTMIKSTKPVIAVTAVRTGCGKSQTSRKVAQILQEMGYKVVAIRHPMPYGDLRKQIVQRFASYEDLDKHECTIEEREEYEPYIDRGMVVYAGVDYEKILREAEKEADIILWDGGNNDFPFYEPDLWIVVTDPHRPGHELKYHPGETNFRAADVIIINKIDTANRDDIQKVRESIEKVNPNAVIIDGASPLYVDQPELIKGKRVLVVEDGPTLTHGGMKYGAGYIAAKKYGAKEIIDPRPYAVGSIIDTYKKYSHLDVILPAMGYGEKQIRELEETINRADADVVIMGTPIDLRRVMKLNKPAVRVRYELEEIGEPKLKDVLKEFVEKHVKKE, via the coding sequence ATGGCCGAGAAGAGGAGAAAGAGGGTTCTGATTTTGGGCGCCGCCGGAAGGGACTTCCACAACTTCAACACGTTCTTCAGGGACAATCCCGAGTACGAGGTAGTCGCTTTCACCGCCACTCAGATTCCGGACATCGAGGGCAGGGTCTACCCGCCCGAGCTGGCCGGAGAACTCTACCCGAACGGAATCCCGATATGGAGCGAGGACGACCTTGAGAAGATAATCAAGGAGCACGACATCGACGTCGTCGTCTTCGCCTACTCCGACGTTTCCCACGAGCACGTCATGCACCTCGCTTCAAGGGCCCACAGCGCTGGAGCCGACTTCTGGCTCCTCGGCCCGAAGAGCACCATGATAAAGAGCACCAAGCCGGTTATAGCGGTCACAGCAGTTAGAACCGGCTGTGGAAAGAGCCAGACCAGCAGGAAGGTCGCCCAGATCCTCCAGGAGATGGGCTACAAGGTCGTCGCCATAAGACACCCGATGCCCTACGGCGATCTCAGGAAGCAGATCGTCCAGCGCTTCGCCAGCTACGAGGACCTCGACAAGCACGAGTGCACCATCGAGGAGCGCGAGGAGTACGAGCCCTACATCGATAGGGGCATGGTTGTCTACGCGGGCGTTGACTACGAGAAGATCCTCCGCGAGGCCGAGAAGGAGGCCGACATAATCCTCTGGGACGGCGGAAACAACGACTTCCCGTTCTACGAGCCCGACCTCTGGATAGTCGTCACCGACCCGCACAGGCCCGGCCACGAGCTCAAGTACCACCCCGGTGAGACCAACTTCCGCGCTGCAGACGTCATAATCATCAACAAGATCGACACCGCCAACCGCGATGACATCCAGAAGGTTCGCGAGAGCATCGAGAAGGTCAACCCGAACGCCGTCATCATCGACGGTGCCTCACCGCTCTACGTCGACCAGCCGGAGCTCATCAAGGGCAAGCGCGTTCTCGTCGTCGAGGACGGTCCGACCCTCACCCACGGCGGCATGAAGTACGGTGCCGGATACATCGCCGCCAAGAAGTATGGCGCCAAGGAGATAATCGACCCGAGGCCCTACGCCGTCGGCTCGATCATCGACACCTACAAGAAGTACAGCCACCTCGACGTCATCCTGCCGGCCATGGGCTACGGCGAGAAGCAGATCAGGGAGCTTGAGGAGACCATCAACCGCGCCGATGCCGACGTCGTCATCATGGGTACCCCCATCGACCTCCGCCGCGTCATGAAGCTCAACAAGCCGGCCGTCAGGGTCAGGTACGAGCTCGAGGAGATCGGCGAGCCGAAGCTCAAGGACGTCCTCAAGGAGTTCGTCGAGAAGCACGTCAAGAAGGAGTGA
- a CDS encoding nucleotidyltransferase domain-containing protein — translation MEGLDLEKVSNKNNRQLALEIFLEEWREKDFVEAALLTGSYAISMETKYSDVDVYIILSDNVDWRERGNKIIDGILIEYFANPPDRLNTTSKRNTRRVAGARRG, via the coding sequence ATGGAGGGACTGGATTTGGAAAAGGTATCAAACAAAAACAACAGGCAACTCGCTTTGGAAATTTTCCTTGAGGAGTGGAGGGAGAAAGACTTTGTTGAGGCTGCTCTGCTCACGGGGAGCTACGCAATAAGTATGGAAACCAAGTATTCCGATGTCGATGTCTACATCATCCTTTCAGATAATGTTGATTGGCGCGAGAGGGGAAACAAAATAATCGACGGTATTTTAATCGAATACTTCGCAAACCCGCCCGACAGATTAAACACTACTTCGAAAAGGAACACGAGGAGGGTAGCAGGTGCACGGCGAGGATAG
- a CDS encoding GNAT family N-acetyltransferase — MVTLTLETEHITFRSAIISAYSENPCQVLPNALWKTLKEINKFETSLKIENGVVTQLKAWKDDALYVYWNRDRSPPEIPEKRLESMKFALVHQDFLKDFPTEKFDVMRPYFRLIHKNQKIKETKPPQGFRIANVDIKREIDIVADIIKKCYEDINVNPEIVKSWTKHPVFDPNLWIWVIDSEKNTPAGLGIAEFDPTIREGSLEWIQVLPEYRGKGIGKTIVLELLRRLQDRAAFTTVSGEVNNKTKPEIIYRRCGFQGNDVWWLLIKNE, encoded by the coding sequence GTGGTTACATTGACTTTAGAAACCGAGCATATTACCTTTCGCAGTGCTATCATTTCTGCATACTCTGAAAACCCCTGCCAAGTTTTACCAAACGCTCTATGGAAGACTCTAAAAGAAATTAACAAATTTGAGACATCCCTTAAGATTGAAAACGGCGTAGTAACGCAACTCAAGGCATGGAAGGATGATGCTCTATACGTGTACTGGAACCGAGACAGAAGTCCACCAGAAATTCCCGAGAAACGTTTGGAAAGTATGAAGTTTGCCCTTGTGCACCAAGATTTCCTGAAGGATTTTCCCACCGAGAAATTTGACGTGATGAGGCCGTACTTCCGGCTTATTCATAAAAACCAGAAAATTAAAGAAACAAAGCCACCACAGGGCTTTCGCATAGCCAACGTGGATATAAAGAGAGAAATTGACATTGTTGCCGATATCATCAAGAAATGTTACGAGGACATAAACGTGAATCCCGAAATTGTAAAAAGCTGGACTAAGCACCCAGTATTTGATCCAAATCTATGGATTTGGGTAATTGATAGTGAGAAAAACACTCCTGCAGGCTTAGGAATTGCAGAGTTTGATCCCACAATTCGGGAGGGCTCCCTTGAGTGGATACAGGTTCTTCCAGAGTACAGAGGAAAAGGCATAGGCAAAACTATCGTATTGGAGCTGCTCAGGCGCCTCCAAGATCGTGCGGCATTTACTACTGTCTCAGGAGAGGTTAACAATAAAACCAAGCCCGAAATCATCTACAGACGGTGTGGGTTTCAGGGAAATGATGTGTGGTGGCTCTTGATTAAAAATGAATGA
- a CDS encoding MBL fold metallo-hydrolase, whose translation MEVVILGSGVYSGTPKPLCNCENCSKARKFPLYRRTRFSIYIPKIRALIDPSPDLHYHLEHLNERIEHVFITHAHFDHIGGLPELQIFKHIRLYGHPKTLQVARYLQKRFVGESRWRWEYFPLEFSRWYDFGFRVYHFKVPHQPIEVAGGFIIKIGSKKIAITGDTGPEILNDSRALEEMKGADLLVADMTHKHSIPQAHLGVDDAIKLAQTVKPKKAVFAHISHANYPHEELEEMVKPYMVARDFMHINI comes from the coding sequence TCGGCTCTGGAGTATATAGCGGTACGCCTAAACCTCTATGCAACTGCGAGAACTGTTCTAAAGCTAGGAAGTTTCCACTATACCGAAGAACGCGCTTCTCAATTTACATTCCCAAAATTAGGGCACTGATAGATCCATCACCTGATCTGCACTACCACTTGGAGCATCTGAATGAGCGGATTGAGCACGTTTTCATTACCCACGCCCACTTTGACCACATAGGTGGACTTCCTGAACTTCAGATTTTTAAGCACATTAGGCTTTACGGGCATCCTAAAACCCTCCAGGTGGCAAGATACCTGCAAAAGCGTTTTGTAGGAGAGAGCAGATGGCGCTGGGAGTATTTTCCATTGGAGTTTAGCAGGTGGTATGACTTTGGCTTTAGGGTCTATCACTTTAAAGTTCCCCACCAGCCAATAGAAGTTGCTGGAGGGTTTATAATTAAAATTGGGAGCAAGAAGATAGCAATTACCGGCGACACCGGCCCGGAGATTCTCAATGATAGCAGGGCATTGGAGGAGATGAAAGGCGCTGACTTGCTGGTTGCGGATATGACGCATAAGCATTCAATTCCACAGGCTCATCTTGGGGTTGATGATGCAATAAAGCTCGCCCAAACTGTCAAACCAAAGAAGGCTGTTTTTGCTCACATAAGTCATGCAAATTACCCGCATGAAGAGCTTGAGGAGATGGTGAAGCCGTACATGGTGGCGAGGGACTTTATGCACATTAACATTTAA